A region from the Schistocerca serialis cubense isolate TAMUIC-IGC-003099 chromosome 1, iqSchSeri2.2, whole genome shotgun sequence genome encodes:
- the LOC126464737 gene encoding mediator of RNA polymerase II transcription subunit 9 — MEAIEQNGSIAAPTSLTVDDVDVDFLPLIYDIIRSVERDPHDSTQKTRESQDISQKILELHKKFDEARAQIGRLPGVEYSKEEQLKKLETFRKQLQLKKDLLRKYREMCTFEIPK, encoded by the exons ATGGAAGCGATagagcaaaatggttcaattgcaGCTCCAACTAGCCTGACAGTCGATGACGTTGATGTTGATTTCTTACCACTTATATACGATATTATTAGAAG TGTGGAACGTGATCCTCATGACTCGACACAGAAAACAAGAGAATCTCAAGATATAAGCCAAAAAATTTTGGAACTACATAAGAAGTTTGATGAAGCAAGAGCTCAG ATTGGGCGCCTGCCAGGAGTAGAGTATAGCAAAGAGGAGCAATTGAAAAAATTAGAAACCTTCCGTAAGCAGCTGCAATTAAAAAAAGACTTGTTGAGGAAGTACCGTGAGATGTGTACTTTTGAAATTCCTAAATAA
- the LOC126464753 gene encoding protein YIPF3-like, whose amino-acid sequence MLGFSFFLFLLMRPRRMQGSQEPCSVIYLGRDNLEKNHDKSLKEWLKTHLIVPPMELISRILHSLFPTSRLPPPDLLGPGLAFFILAALLHTGHSAKVLQTASSAPSPILALLLYTALIPAAAYVSVCIAGSTLSLMETISLMGYASYGHILAMGIPVLFHQEESEIFFFWCLTVFGGLSSLRIILVLLVSVRIPAARLVVCSLVATLHLLSLVFLHFVYMHTTFVYGGN is encoded by the coding sequence ATGCTtggattttcattttttctcttcttgttgatGCGACCTAGAAGAATGCAGGGCTCACAGGAGCCCTGTTCTGTGATTTATTTGGGCCGAGACAATCTTGAGAAAAACCATGATAAATCACTGAAAGAATGGCTGAAAACACATTTGATTGTGCCTCCAATGGAACTAATTTCCCGTATATTACACTCACTGTTTCCAACTTCACGCCTGCCCCCTCCAGATCTTTTGGGGCCTGGTTTAGCATTTTTTATCTTAGCGGCTCTCCTTCACACAGGGCATTCAGCTAAAGTATtacagacagcatcatctgcaccatCTCCAATTCTTGCTCTTCTGCTATACACAGCCCTGATTCCAGCAGCAGCATATGTTTCTGTCTGCATAGCAGGATCAACATTGTCACTGATGGAAACAATTTCACTTATGGGTTACGCTTCCTACGGCCACATACTTGCAATGGGTATCCCAGTTCTCTTTCACCAAGAAGAAAGTGAAATATTCTTCTTTTGGTGCCTTACCGTATTTGGAGGGCTCAGTTCTTTAAGAATTATACTTGTACTGCTAGTTTCAGTACGTATTCCTGCAGCCCGGTTAGTAGTGTGTAGTCTCGTAGCAACTTTACATTTGCTTTCTCTTGTATTCCTGCATTTTGTTTACATGCATACGACATTTGTGTATGGTGGAAACTGA